A single region of the Buchnera aphidicola (Microlophium carnosum) genome encodes:
- the rsmA gene encoding 16S rRNA (adenine(1518)-N(6)/adenine(1519)-N(6))-dimethyltransferase RsmA → MIKHSKKYRPSKRYGQNFLINQNIIQNIIKIINPNIKQTLVEIGPGLGALTKPICQLLNELIVIELDSNLLFFLQKYAFYSKLIVFHQDALNFNYIDLFDKKKQLIRIFGNLPYNISTSLIILLFKQITVIQDMNFMLQKEVAERLIAVPGNKSYCRLSIISQYHCNIKILLKVIPEDFRPIPKVHSVFVNLTPHINFPYFVYDINILSLITKNSFQNRRKTLRHSLKNLFSEKELIQLKINPKLRAENISISQYCQLSNYLYTKSNSGLTVN, encoded by the coding sequence CTAAAAAATATCGTCCTTCGAAAAGGTATGGGCAAAATTTTCTGATAAATCAAAATATTATTCAAAATATCATTAAAATAATTAATCCAAATATAAAACAAACATTAGTAGAAATTGGACCAGGATTAGGTGCATTAACAAAACCCATCTGTCAATTATTAAACGAACTAATTGTTATTGAATTAGATTCTAATTTATTATTCTTCTTACAAAAGTATGCATTTTATTCAAAATTAATAGTTTTTCATCAAGATGCTTTAAATTTTAATTATATAGATTTATTTGACAAAAAAAAACAATTAATTCGTATTTTTGGGAATTTACCGTATAATATTTCTACTTCTCTAATCATTTTATTATTTAAACAAATTACAGTGATTCAAGATATGAATTTTATGTTACAAAAAGAAGTTGCAGAAAGATTAATTGCTGTTCCCGGGAATAAATCTTATTGTCGTTTAAGTATTATATCTCAATATCATTGTAATATTAAAATATTATTAAAAGTTATACCTGAAGATTTTCGACCTATTCCTAAAGTCCATTCTGTTTTTGTGAATTTAACTCCCCACATTAATTTTCCTTATTTTGTATATGACATCAATATTTTAAGCTTAATTACCAAAAATTCTTTTCAGAATAGAAGAAAAACTTTGCGTCATAGTTTAAAAAATTTATTTTCTGAAAAAGAATTAATTCAGTTAAAAATTAATCCCAAATTACGAGCTGAAAATATTTCTATTTCTCAGTATTGTCAATTATCTAATTATTTATATACAAAATCTAATTCTGGTTTAACAGTCAATTAA
- the apaH gene encoding bis(5'-nucleosyl)-tetraphosphatase (symmetrical): MSTYFISDIHGCYKEFRMLLEKSSFNNKKDYLWIAGDLVSRGPDSLHVLRYLYSLQNRVQIVLGNHDINLIAVHAGVKKNKKENCFDEFLSSSDSVELINWLRSQSLLKIDEKRKIIMSHAGMSPQWDINTARVCALEIEDSLSHKNYSLFLKEMYYNNNVNFWRLNLNQLDRLRYAINSLTRMRYCYPDTRLNMFYKQSPNLVKDPLRPWFLMPSNISKVYSIFFGHWSSLKGTYVPKPFFSLDGGCCWGEELIMLRWEDKKWFSQPFLSK, encoded by the coding sequence ATGAGTACTTATTTTATAAGCGATATACATGGTTGTTATAAAGAATTTAGGATGCTATTAGAAAAATCATCTTTTAATAATAAAAAAGATTACTTATGGATTGCAGGTGATTTAGTATCTAGAGGTCCTGATTCTCTTCATGTGCTCAGGTATCTTTATTCTTTACAAAATAGAGTTCAAATAGTTTTAGGTAATCATGATATAAATTTAATTGCAGTACATGCTGGTGTAAAAAAAAATAAAAAAGAAAACTGTTTTGATGAATTTCTTTCTTCATCAGATAGTGTTGAATTAATAAATTGGCTTCGTTCTCAATCTCTTTTAAAAATTGATGAAAAACGAAAAATAATCATGTCACATGCTGGAATGAGTCCGCAATGGGATATTAATACCGCAAGAGTTTGTGCATTAGAAATCGAAGATTCTTTATCTCATAAAAATTATTCTTTATTTCTTAAAGAAATGTATTATAATAATAATGTAAATTTTTGGAGATTAAATTTAAATCAATTAGATAGACTTCGATATGCTATAAATTCTCTTACAAGAATGAGATATTGTTATCCTGATACTCGATTGAACATGTTTTATAAACAATCTCCTAATCTTGTTAAAGATCCTTTACGACCATGGTTTTTAATGCCATCTAATATTTCAAAAGTTTATTCTATTTTTTTTGGACACTGGTCTTCCTTAAAAGGAACATATGTTCCGAAACCTTTTTTTTCATTAGATGGTGGTTGTTGTTGGGGGGAAGAATTAATTATGTTGCGATGGGAAGACAAAAAATGGTTTTCACAACCTTTTTTATCAAAATAG
- the folA gene encoding type 3 dihydrofolate reductase — translation MNISLIAAISNNLVIGYNNKIPWYIPEDLKWFKEKTINKNIIMGRITWESIRNPLPMRKNIVISSNEIKTEGIIWANSISNAIISAQCNQEIMVIGGSKIYKKMLFYANKLYLTHIDINIIGDAYFPEYRLYPYWKVLFRKKITKNSKNPYNYSFEILSR, via the coding sequence ATGAATATAAGTTTAATTGCGGCCATATCTAATAACCTAGTTATTGGGTACAATAATAAAATACCTTGGTATATTCCAGAAGATTTGAAATGGTTCAAAGAAAAAACAATAAATAAAAATATAATTATGGGTCGTATAACTTGGGAATCTATTCGAAATCCTTTACCAATGCGTAAAAATATAGTCATTAGTAGTAATGAAATTAAAACAGAAGGTATAATTTGGGCTAATTCAATATCTAATGCGATTATCTCTGCTCAATGTAATCAAGAAATTATGGTAATTGGAGGTTCTAAAATATATAAAAAAATGTTATTTTATGCTAATAAATTATATTTAACTCATATAGATATTAATATTATTGGTGATGCTTATTTTCCTGAATATAGATTATATCCATATTGGAAAGTATTATTTAGAAAAAAAATTACTAAAAATTCAAAAAATCCATATAATTATTCTTTTGAAATTTTATCTAGATAA